The Deltaproteobacteria bacterium nucleotide sequence GCCGGCCGATTTTTTGGCTGGTGACGCGGCCGGAGATCCGCTCGGTCAAAGACCTCAAAGGCAAGCTGATCGGCACGGCGACGATCAACGGCAGCCAGCACATGGCGGCGCGCAGGATGCTCAGCATCGGCGGCCTCGACCCCGACAAGGACGTGACGACCATGGCCGGTGGCGACGAAGCGCGCCATTTGCAATCGATTGTCAGCAACACGCTGCAAGGCGCAGCCATCAGCCCGCCCTGGGTTTTTCTTGGGCGGGAAAAATTCAAGCTCAACGTGCTCGACACTTCCATCGATAAATACGCCAGCATTCAAAACGGCTTGGCCGTTAACACCAAGTTTCTTCAAGAACGCCCCGATCTGGTGAAAAAGATGCTGCGCGCGAAAACCAAAGCGTCGCGCTTTATCGAGCAGCATGAGCGCGAGACTGCCGAAGTGCTCGCCAAACTCTGGAACAGCGACGTTGCCATTGCCGTCGAATCGCTGCGCGCCACCAAGGCGGCGTTTACAACCACTGGAATTCCGACCGACGACGAGATCAAAGAATACCTCGCGCTCGACGCGCAAGTCCTGAAGCTACCGGAACCGGTGGCAGCCGCGCGAGTCTTTGACTTCGCCCTACAACGAGAAGTGAACAAAGAGCTGGGCATCAAATAAGTTCGCATCGCTGAATATTTCACCAAGCCTGCGCGCGATGGATAGGGCTTGCGGCCGGCGGCGCCAAGGAGCATCAAGTGGTTTCATCGATCGTACGTTTGCGGCGGCAGGAGTAGTGAGTATTGCGGAAAGGAGTCTGGTTATGAAAGCGGCAGGGGTGCTTTTACTATTGCTTTCCTTCGCTTCGGCTCACGCGCAGCAAAAAGGTTGGGAAAAGGAGTGGAACGAGGCTCTCGAAGCCGGCAAGAAGGAAGGTAAGGTCGTTGTCGCCACTTCGGCGGACCCGGTGATGCGTGAGATCGCGGCTAAGTTTAAAGCGCGCTATGGCATCACCGTGGAGCATCTTGCCGGCAGTTCCAGTCAACTTGCCGCGCGCCTGGGCACCGAGCGGCAGGCGGGTATCAACAGCGTCGATGTTTTTCTCGGCGGCGTGCAGACGGTCGCCAACGTTCTCCACGCCGAGAAAATGCTCGACCCGCTACGTCCAGCGTTGATTCTCCCCGACGTTACCGACGGGAAAAAATGGAAGCGCGGCAAGCTCTGGTTCGCCGATCCCGAGGAGCGCTACGTGCTGCGCGTCTTCAGCACGATCACGAGTTTGTTGCACATCAACACGGACCAGGTAAAGCCCGGCGAGCTCACCAAGGCAGCAGATCTATTGGCGCCGAAATGGCGCGGCAAGATCGCCAGCGAAGATATCACCGTGGCCGGCAGCGGCAGTAATACCGCGGCGCGGGTTTATCTTCAGACCAGCGAAGATTACGCCAAACGATTGTATGTCGGCCAGAACGTTCGAAGCACCCGCGAGCGGCGGCAACTCACCGATTGGTTGGCGCGCGGCACCTACCCGATCGTGTTTGGCGCGCAGAGCTCGGACGTCGATAGGATGACCAAAGAAGGGTTTTCACTCAAAGAAGTCTTAGGCTTTAGCGACATGCCGTCGGCATTGACGGGCTCGCCCTGGATGCTGACGCTGATGCAGAAAGCGCCGCATCCAGCAGCCGCGAAAATTTTTTTGAACTGGATCATTTCCAAAGAAGCGTTGGAAATCTACGCGCGCGCCGAGGGGCGGGCGACGCTGAGAACCGATATGGATGAATCTTTCGTGACCGCCGAGGAATTGCCCAAGCCCGGTGTGAACTACTTCGACACCTACGATTGGCAGTTCACCGTTAGCGAAAAGGAGAAGATTCGTCTGCGTCTCAAAGAGATTTTGGGACGCTGAGCGAGGCCGGCAATGACGATCAAGGTCCTGCTGCTTAAACCGGATAGCCAAGATCCTTCTCCGGTCGATCAATCGCTGGGCGCGCGCTTGGCCAGCGCTCATGCCGCTGAGTGCTCCGGAGTTGCCGTCGAAGAAGCGGCGTTCCGTCATGGCGATCTCGCCGATCTGGAAAAGGTTCTTTCGCGCTATCGGGGCAAAGTCTCGGCGGTGCTCGGCGCTACCAGTGTGCCGGAGTCCGCGCGCCTGGGCGAGCTTGCCGAGGCCATGGGTTTGCTTTGCTTTGTGGCAAACAATAATCCGGTCGTGTGGCAGCGCCGAAGCCAGGTTTTTCATATCGGGCTGCCGTCGTCGCAGACCGCTACGGCGGTGGCGGGACATTTACAGCGGCGCGGCTGCCGGCGCATCGCCTTGATCCACGATCAGACAGACTTCCAGCGCCGCGTTGCCGCGAACATGGAGCGCGCCATCCAGGCGCATGGCGCCGCCGCGCGGTGCTACCAAGAGCTGACCGATGCTACGTTGGCAGCCTTATCCTTAGATGGCGCCGACCTTGTGTACGTCGTTTATTCCAGCGAGGCAAAAGCACTGCCGGTGGCGCGCCGAGTTCGTTCCCGTGGCATGACCGCGCCGCTGCTGTTCGGCCGCTCGCTGATGCGCCCGAGTTTCTTGTCTAACCTCGGCGCAAATGCGGGGGAGATGTGGTTCGTCGACATGTTTTCGCGGGTCGCGCCGGACGGCGCGGCGGTGCCGCGCTTTTTCGAGACGCTCGGCCAAGCTGGCATTGCGGTGCCGACTGCCAATCATGCCTTCGGCTGGGATGGGATGGTCTTTTGTAGCGGCGCTATGGTAGCGGCCCAAGGCGACCCAGCAAAAGCCATTGCCTATTTAGAATCGGGTGTGCAGTTAAACGGCGTGACTGGCGCCTGCTCGTTCTCCGCTGAGAATCACAATGGCCGTACCGGCGCCGGTCCGACGGTTATCACCCGATGGCACGACGGCCGGTTTGAAGATGTCTGACTTTTACGACTTCGCACTCGACTGCAGGGCGTCGAGCGCTTTCTGGACTAATTTTCGTCTCAGTTCTTTTTCATCTTCCGGCGGCAACTTCGCATCGCCGGTCACGTGGACAATGCCCGTTCCTAAAACCACCCGGTTCGAGCCGACCATTTTTGCGATCGGCAACGCCGAGGTGATTTGAACCACTGGAATACCCGCTTTCTCTAGTTCCGTCGTGATCGCAGCGCCGCTGCGAGTGCTGGTTCCTCACGTCGAGGTAAGGATGACGCAGTCGACGCCCTCCTGTTTCACCTTTGCCGCCATCTCGCGGCCCAAGCGCCGCGTGTTCGATAGCGGATTGGACCGACCGCATGTCGACAGAAATTCATCGTGTAATTTGCCGATCACGCCGCTCTTTTCCATTTCACGGAGCGCGTCCAGCGGCACTAACCGATCAGGGTCCTCCTGAACGAAGCGGGTGTCGTAGCCGCCG carries:
- a CDS encoding ABC transporter substrate-binding protein produces the protein MTQALTVALTGLFVWLYSVACYAQSPLQKITLSYSSSGMPTVDWLIAKERQFFREEGLEPLLVQMSANMAVTAGTTGDLNGLGSIGSAIRAIQRGVPLRVVSVSLRRPIFWLVTRPEIRSVKDLKGKLIGTATINGSQHMAARRMLSIGGLDPDKDVTTMAGGDEARHLQSIVSNTLQGAAISPPWVFLGREKFKLNVLDTSIDKYASIQNGLAVNTKFLQERPDLVKKMLRAKTKASRFIEQHERETAEVLAKLWNSDVAIAVESLRATKAAFTTTGIPTDDEIKEYLALDAQVLKLPEPVAAARVFDFALQREVNKELGIK
- a CDS encoding extracellular solute-binding protein gives rise to the protein MDRACGRRRQGASSGFIDRTFAAAGVVSIAERSLVMKAAGVLLLLLSFASAHAQQKGWEKEWNEALEAGKKEGKVVVATSADPVMREIAAKFKARYGITVEHLAGSSSQLAARLGTERQAGINSVDVFLGGVQTVANVLHAEKMLDPLRPALILPDVTDGKKWKRGKLWFADPEERYVLRVFSTITSLLHINTDQVKPGELTKAADLLAPKWRGKIASEDITVAGSGSNTAARVYLQTSEDYAKRLYVGQNVRSTRERRQLTDWLARGTYPIVFGAQSSDVDRMTKEGFSLKEVLGFSDMPSALTGSPWMLTLMQKAPHPAAAKIFLNWIISKEALEIYARAEGRATLRTDMDESFVTAEELPKPGVNYFDTYDWQFTVSEKEKIRLRLKEILGR
- a CDS encoding amino acid ABC transporter substrate-binding protein, giving the protein MTIKVLLLKPDSQDPSPVDQSLGARLASAHAAECSGVAVEEAAFRHGDLADLEKVLSRYRGKVSAVLGATSVPESARLGELAEAMGLLCFVANNNPVVWQRRSQVFHIGLPSSQTATAVAGHLQRRGCRRIALIHDQTDFQRRVAANMERAIQAHGAAARCYQELTDATLAALSLDGADLVYVVYSSEAKALPVARRVRSRGMTAPLLFGRSLMRPSFLSNLGANAGEMWFVDMFSRVAPDGAAVPRFFETLGQAGIAVPTANHAFGWDGMVFCSGAMVAAQGDPAKAIAYLESGVQLNGVTGACSFSAENHNGRTGAGPTVITRWHDGRFEDV